In a genomic window of Kribbella amoyensis:
- a CDS encoding SRPBCC family protein, with the protein MELPVGPEAAWAAVVDWDAQSAWMVLTRVRATAQDGQGVGGGVAARTSVGPFGFTDHMVITHWDPPRECTVKHLGTVVSGTGTFAVSPTATGSRFTWSEDVVPPLGRVGRLGWAVVRPGFELTMRISLRRLAKVVAA; encoded by the coding sequence GTGGAGCTTCCGGTCGGACCCGAGGCGGCTTGGGCCGCTGTGGTCGACTGGGACGCGCAGTCCGCGTGGATGGTACTGACGCGGGTCCGGGCGACCGCGCAGGACGGCCAGGGCGTCGGCGGGGGAGTCGCGGCGCGGACTTCTGTCGGTCCCTTCGGGTTCACTGACCACATGGTCATCACCCACTGGGACCCACCCCGAGAGTGCACCGTGAAGCACCTCGGTACCGTCGTCAGCGGCACCGGGACGTTCGCCGTGTCGCCGACGGCGACCGGAAGCCGGTTCACCTGGTCCGAGGACGTCGTCCCGCCGCTGGGCCGCGTCGGTCGTCTCGGCTGGGCCGTGGTCCGCCCGGGCTTCGAGCTGACGATGCGGATCTCGCTGCGACGCCTCGCCAAGGTGGTCGCCGCATGA